The genomic interval GCTCCAGCCACAAGAGCTGTTATCTGTAGTGCCGCCCCGTTGCCGTATCCCGCTGGCGCGGGAGCCCTCGGCAAACGGGTCCCCGCCGCCTCATCGCAAGTCTGGCCGCCGCAGGCGCCACACAGCCAGACCTTCGGCGGCCCGGTGCACTGAAGATAACAGCGTCTTGTGGCCGGGAGCCTGTCGCGCCTGTCACGCTCACTGCTTTCACCGGCCCTTTCCCCCCCCGGCCGGTGGCAGTGCGCGCGCCAGTCGCTCCCGCATCCTTCACGCCACACCCCTCACTCCGCTCCTTTGCTCAGCTTGGCGGGGTCGCAGCCCACCCACCCCACATGCTCGCCCCCTCCATCCCAGGGGGCTGCGCTCAGAGCCCGCGCAGCTTGCGCTGCGCCACCGTCCGCGACTTCGTCGCGACGAGATACCGGAGTGCATCGGCGGCGTCATCACCGCCGACACCATCCTCGTCGCAATCCACCTTCAGCACATCCTCAGGCCGACTCGGATCGTGCTGTAGCGCCGGCAGGCACTCCACGAGCCGCGCACACCGCTCGTGGATGAACAGCCGCGGCTTCACTCCGTTCGCCGGATCGCCGAACCGGTGCAGGATCTCCGCCCACCCGCTCACCCGCTCCATGTTCGCCGGCTTCAACGCAACACCAAGCTTCCCGTACTGCGACGCGACGGTTGATCCGTCGCTCTGCCGACTGAACACGTCCGCGCCGGCCACAAACCTCTTCAGATCAGCAATCTCCAGTCTGCGATTGGAGATTGCATGCCGCGCCAGCATCGCTGCAATGGCCGGCACGTGCCGCTGCGGCAGCCACAGCCGCTCCGCGTGCTCATCCACCACAAACAGGTTGCCATCCCCATCCGTGCAGCCCAACAGCACCACGGTGTAGTGCGTGAACCCGTAGTCCAGGGCGCAAAACCACTCCCGCGCCCTGGTCTCATCGAAATCCGACACCATATGCACCTCCCGCCGCAGCGTCGTGAAGAACTGGCCCGCCGCAATATCCCAATCCCCATCCAGCCAGGCCCGACGCTGCCAGCCAGTCAGGCCCTCGAGCACCCGCATGTACTCCGGGTTGTTCCACCGGTTATCGGTCACCCGGGCCGCGACGAACCGCGTCTCAGTCTCCGCGTGCCGTTGCCACGGTTCGATGAACCGCTTACGGTACCACCCGTGCCCCACGCCGCCGGGATTCGTTGTGGAGTAGATGCGCGGGCGCCAATTCCCCTTGCTGGTCCGACAACAGGTCGTGATGTCCTGATACTTCCGCGCCGTGAGGGTCGTCGCCTCCTCAATGCCGATCACGTCGTATTCCAGCCCAAGGTAGGCATCAATGTCTTTCTCGTTCTGGAAATGGCCCGCGATGATGCGCGACCCGTTGTTGAACGTCAGGATGCCCCGGAACGCCGAAAACTCGTGCCCCAGATTCGTGAACAGCTTCCGCCGAAGATCCTCAAAGTGCTCCAGGTTGGCCTTGCCAACCTTCCGCAACAGCAGGCACTTCAGGCCCGGCACGCGTTGACAGTCGTCAACGCCCATCTGCGCCAAAAGCCAGTGGCTTTTGCCGCCGCCCCGGGCCCCGCCGTAGCCGACTCCGGTCGGCCCGTCGGCCCGGTCGCAGAGCCGCGCCGCCGCCGAGGCGGCGAGCTGGCGGCTCTGCAGGACCACGTCGGCCGCCTGGAACCGGTCCATCTGGTCCATCGGACATCCGGCCCGGCGCCCGACCACAAAATAGCGTTCCCAGGGCGTCATACGGTTTTCTCCGGCAGCGCAGGCACCGCCTGAACATCGACCACTTCCCCTGGAAGTGGTTCGCCGTAGATCTTCTCCAGCGCCACCTTCACCTCCACCCGCACCGCCGGCAGCTCGTCGCCCTTGCGACGCTCGCCGTCGGTGCCCAAACCCGTCGCCAGCCGCCCCAGCTTGCTGGCGATCTCCAGCATCCGGGCGATGTCAGCCAGGTTGGCATACACCTTCTCGCGGGCCATGTAGGCATCCAGGCCCCGCTTCGCGGCGGCGATGGCCCGCTCGTGCATCGCCCACTCCGTTTCACGGAGCTGCTGCTCGCGAGCCTCCCACCCCGCAGCCTTGCTTCGCGCCGTGGCCTCGATCGCTTCGCGCTCGACCACGGCCAGGTGCGCCGCGTGCGCGGCCACTCGCGCGGGCCAGTCGAACTTACTCGACCACTGCCCCACCACCGTCAAGCTCTTGTCGAGCTTCCGTGCCACTTCGCGCAGGCCGCGCTGTGGCCCCAGGCTCAGATACAGACTGAAAGCGGCAAAGGCTCTGTCGCTTTCTTTGGGTTGCTGCTCAAACATCATCGGCATAAATCCTCCTTAGCGCCGTCAGCTTCGCTCGCGATTGCGTCCCAGTAGATGACCTGCCACAGGTCACGGGCCGCCGCATGGTCGCACAGTTCGAGCGGGCAGCCAGCGGCGTAGTAGGCGTTAGCCCGCGTCATGCCCAGGTGCGTCACCAGGTCCACCGGCACCCGCGCCAGCCGCCGAGCGAACCCACCCGGACGAGCCGGCAACGGCCCCAGCGCCGGCGGGCGAAACAAAAAACGGAGCAACCGTCCCTTAGCACTATCTGCTGTTACACTTGTAGCTTCTGTACTCATAGCTTAATTCGCCTTTCGGCTTTGTTCGGCCCTCGGACTTCGGACCTCGCATCTATCAATCCCACCGCTATCGCCCGCCGGCACAAACTGACCAGGTCATTCACCCCGAAGATCCGGTATAGCCGTGCCCGGTGGTATTCCACCGTCTTGGGGCTGATGCCCAGATCAGCCGCAATCTCCTTCGTGCCCTTCCCCGCCCAAATGCACGCCAGCACCTGGCCTCGCCGCCCAAGCCGCTCGGCCTTCTCCGCCAACTCCGGGTAGAGCGCCGCTCCCATGGTCTCCCTATCCATGGCCCACAGCCGGAGCGCCCGTCCCTCAGACCTATCTGCTGGTACCCCTGTACCCCTTGGTACCCTTGTTACCTCTGTACCTTCTATACTCATACCTTTGTTACCTATGTCATTATTCTTCTCTTATCTCCTCTTCTCTTATCTAGTCCGCAGTTTGTCCGCTTCGCTTGCGGACACCCCGCTTGCGTTCCGCATCCATGCCCCGCCGCTTGGCGGATTGGCCGTTGTGTCGGTCCCAGTTGGAAACCACCGCGCCGGTGGGCCCGAACATGATCCAGCGGACCTCCGCCACCGCCGCGCCGAAACCTGCCAGACCGGCGATTTCATCGGCGTCGGCCTCGGTGAAATACTCCACCTGCCCGGTGTCGGTCTGCTCATCCAGCCAGACGAACACGCGGAAGAAGCCCAGGAACGCCTCCGCCCGGGTGCATTGGCAGCGGCGCGCGATATGGCGCAGCTCCGGTTTGTCCGGCGTGTGCGTTTCGACCTTTATCCATTTTGCCATACGATGCCTTTCAACGTGTTTTCGCCCATTCAGGATAGCCACGCACCTGTTGCCACAAACCGTCCTCCAGCCGGAAATGATACCGGTTGTCGAAGATGATCCCCTTGGTCCGAGCCCACTCGGCCCGCTCGCACCCGCAGACGCGCCGCAGGTATTCGTCGTCATTGGGCAGGCCGGTGCAGCCCGTGTGGCCCCAGTAGTGCCAGAGCGCCCTGAGATAAGCCATGCCGACCGATTCGGAGTGGCCGGCCATGGCTTCAAAAAACTCACCACCGTAAAACGGCATGAATAGGTAATGTTTCATACGTTCCAAACTGTTCCTTTCAATGTGTTTTCGATCATGTTGCGTGTGCCGCCCAGGCGGCAAAATTCGCGGAGGTCCTTCGCCGGCGGCACATACACAGCGTAGGGCAGCCCAAGCTCGCCGCCCACCTTGCGCGCCCCGTCCAGGCCCGGCTTGTCATTGTCGGAGACCATGACTGCCCTGTCGCACTTGTGCCGCCGCGCGTAGGTGCGGACTTCCAGACCCCCGCAACAGCAGTTGGGCCGGCCCGCGGCAAAGAGCCCAAGCTCGATAGCGGCGGCGGTGTCGGTGGGACCCTCGCAGACGAAAAGGGTCTTCTGCGCAGGCACCTCGGCCAGGAAGATGCCCTGCCGGCTGCCGCGC from Candidatus Paceibacterota bacterium carries:
- a CDS encoding terminase family protein, whose product is MTPWERYFVVGRRAGCPMDQMDRFQAADVVLQSRQLAASAAARLCDRADGPTGVGYGGARGGGKSHWLLAQMGVDDCQRVPGLKCLLLRKVGKANLEHFEDLRRKLFTNLGHEFSAFRGILTFNNGSRIIAGHFQNEKDIDAYLGLEYDVIGIEEATTLTARKYQDITTCCRTSKGNWRPRIYSTTNPGGVGHGWYRKRFIEPWQRHAETETRFVAARVTDNRWNNPEYMRVLEGLTGWQRRAWLDGDWDIAAGQFFTTLRREVHMVSDFDETRAREWFCALDYGFTHYTVVLLGCTDGDGNLFVVDEHAERLWLPQRHVPAIAAMLARHAISNRRLEIADLKRFVAGADVFSRQSDGSTVASQYGKLGVALKPANMERVSGWAEILHRFGDPANGVKPRLFIHERCARLVECLPALQHDPSRPEDVLKVDCDEDGVGGDDAADALRYLVATKSRTVAQRKLRGL
- a CDS encoding DUF1376 domain-containing protein; translated protein: MKHYLFMPFYGGEFFEAMAGHSESVGMAYLRALWHYWGHTGCTGLPNDDEYLRRVCGCERAEWARTKGIIFDNRYHFRLEDGLWQQVRGYPEWAKTR